ccctaacacacatacacacctgcCATATCCATTGGGGAAGGTGAGGATGTAATGTTCATCGTGCTCCAAACACGACACACAACCTGAAACGAGACCAGCACAAAATTATAACATCAACTTGAAGATGTGACtgcaaaatgtgtaaaaattctgattttggAGTGTATAAAGTAGCAATCTCAGTACCTTGGCCAATATTGTGGACACCTATGGACATGCCCAAGAACTTAGACTTAGTCCAGATATGAGCGTTGAACTGGATCTTCTTACTTAAACACTCTGCGTAGAATGCAGAAACtacagaaagaagagaggaaataaTCGAGAGTTAATAGAAAGTGGCAAACAAGTTACAGTTCTGAAAATCAGTCAAATAATCCTTAACATGCAATCAACAGCCTGTACTTGGCTTTATAAGGACAAATGATCTGAGCGACTGGTGGTTACTTGTCAAAAATGATCAGTGTTTTGATCCTACATGTCAAAAGTTTGTCACAGTGCTCTGTAATCaattaaaagaagaaagttCGACACTCACTGGGTGGGTGGTGAGAGACCTGCTCTGCCACAAAACGCACACTGTTGGCTGAGGACCAGGGAACTGGACCGTCTGATACCGTCTCctggaggggtggaggagatGAGGGCGGTCAGAACAAACGAGTGCTGGAGTTTCTCCATTTTATGCACAGTTACATATGAAACACCACAACATTTTGATGATTCAAGAATATTAAAAGgaattgtgtgttgtgttatgtgttaacacgggaaaacaaaacataaatgtacaTGAAAGGCAACGCAAAGTTTTTCAATTTAGTGTTTGTCTGTAAAAATGACTATACTTGCAATTCcagtcaagtttatttgtataacCAAATGTCACATACAGTGTCTCAATGGGCTTAACAGGCAGACAACAATATTATAGCTGAAGTGACAACAGGGGTATTGCGATATAATGATATTCAATAActgcaatatttaaaatgaaatattgatatcatgttaataatacacatatgatacCATAGTGTAAATAACATtgcctctttgtttctttatgctCTTGATTTGTCATAACAGGTGGCGGTTATGCACCACAACACTCACTGCCATCCcgaaaaatgcattaaatgttgttctttttgttcGCTTTTGTACAGTTATGTTAAaagactctctctccacctccctacacttgtattttgagtgtaaCTCATTtgacaaagaaagagacaaaacacagaataaaccataaagataaagatgaatttgactgagatttttcttttacctGAGTTTTCTATAGTGATTGAGATATTATTGTTCTAAGGAATTCTTTAGGCCACAAAAATCATGTGGTGAAAGGCATATTCACATATTGTTCTGCAGTAAATCAGGCATGAATTTAATATGACCTTTAGTCAGGGTTCGTACAGTTTTTAAGAGTAAAATTGAAGCACTTCTAAGGTACCTAAATCAAATTTTTAAACTATCGAAGCTTTTATCATCACATCttaattattactgtaaaagtaacagcaaaaaataaagtttacagaaTTCTTTATACCCCCACAGTAATCGATGTGTactgtcactttgtttattttaccagctgttCTTAACAACTTTGATTGTATGTTTTGATCATGATATTTAATGCTTACTATTGCTAAATTCCAGAGTAAGGGACCAACATAAGACAAGTGAAAATGCCAGGGGACAGCATACAAATATGACGACGGGATTGTTTGATTTcatatttacagatttttttttacataagtGATTGTGTTGACCCCTAATCTtgataacatttaaaatttaGCATTTTCTAAATTTGATTCTGTTTAGTGGGCATGTGCACAACTTGTTTTATGTGTAACAttaatgtgagtgaaaaaaaatcagatgcgCTGCCATAGCTGGTCCTATTCTATCAACAGACGCTTAATTACATAATCCTAAGTAGTGAAGAACCAGTAATAGTTGCAGAGGCATGTGGTCTCACCGTGTGTGGGGGAGGCTCCTCTGTTTCACAAGGCAGATCCCAGTGGCAGTAGAAAACTTCTCCCAGGATGGGGTTGTAAGGTTTCTTGGCCACTGAACCTTTCCTCCCTGCATGGAAAGCTGACAGGTACCACTTTACCACATTTACCATGCGCTCCCGGGGCTCTGGCTGCTCAGCAATACTAGTGGAAGACACGTGAATGAGTTAAACTAATGTGTTCTGACTTTTggatacatttaaatatgtgtGTGACACACTTGCTTGCACCAATGAGAGAGATGAGCATTACCTTACAAATAAGTCTGGATGTGCAAAGAAGTCTGCGTACATTTCTAACAAAGATCTCCTTTCTAAGATGAAGGTAGGCAGGACCACCTGTGAAATATAATGAaggagaaaaactgtaaaactggaGCTGCGTGGGTTGttcaaaagaaaacagtgtGCACAGACAATATTATAGTGAGTAAAAAGATTAAGGACCACTGCAGTGAGGGGAATTTAGACAGAAATAAGAGAGAATGGAGTCCAGTATGGAGGGAGTCTTTACCTTTGTGAGGTCCATGCCCAAACGAACTTGAGAGAGAAGGTGCATGATGACGCTCTTGTGCTCCTCCACAGACTCGCCCTCAGGGTCATCATCACGGTCATCGTGGCTATCAAACGGGTCTGAAGACAACAGCAGAGGACATGTCTCGCATGGTTGAAAAATTACTGACTTCCCTGCCACTTCATGATTAAAACATCACTTATCTTTTACCATCTGACGAAACTAGAACCAGACTTTTTTGAATTGATAGAATCagattcttaaatgtgaatattttctggtgtctctactcctctgtgacagttaACTGAAattctttgtgttgtggacaaaacaaggcatttgaggatgtcatcttgggctttgtaAAATCTGTAGttctcaccattttctgacattctaTTGGCCAAACAACTATcgattaataaagaaaataacagacgaataaatcaacaatgaaaataatcgttactTGCAGCCCTAGACGAAGCCAAGTCTTTACTGTTACCTTCAATTTCAGCAAGAAGAGCACCAGCTTAGAGTTTAATAAAGCACAGAAACAGTTGCGGGAAGTAGTTataatatgtttgtgtgtgcagtccTATTTTACCTGCATCTGTGGTGCCGTTGGACATGGACGAGTTGAGGGACTCGGTGGTGTCTGGTCGTTTCATAGCTGTTCCTTCATTAGTAAGGGGCGAGGCAGCTGGAGGCCCTGAGGGACTGAGGgcaagaggaggagacagagtgAGCGGAAAGGAGGCAGGAagcaggagagatgaagagataaAGAATGAGTAGGAATTCACAGGCAATTCTGTAACAAACTTCTCCGACTTTATTCTCTCTAAGCAGCATTTTCCCACCTGTGCTGGCAAATGCTATAATTACAGTGTTGCTTTCAAGCTGTGAAGCTGTAGCTTTGCTGTATGCAGTGTCGACTGCAGCGAGGTGAGGTGATACTATACTCACTCTATGCAGTGTTTGGGGGAAGTGCTGCTCTGGTAAAACTCATCAGCATCGTAGAACTCATCCTCGCTGGAGGAATAGGAGAAGTCTGGGACAGAGTGTGAGGGGATGGGGATGTGAGCCGGGGAGGCGACGCCGCTGCTGGGGCCTGAAGGGCCACTCCctgacagaaggaaaaaaatttAATCAAACATTGTGTGTCATGTCAGTGccctcttgtgtttttcttttcattttatggaTTTAATTTATGAGATTTCTTTATTCACACAGCATACAGTTCACAGTCAAATCTACATAATGTTGTTCAGCTGGAGCGTTCATTTCTGAGCCTGGTCCAGCAGGCTGTGTAAAGTAACATTAAGCTGTCTTTAACATAGTGATGGCTTCCTCCGCAGAGCGTATTGACAGTACTCTGGAGCTTGCAGCTTTCCTTCTTAATGCACAGCGCAGCATTTTAATACTGCTGCCTCAGCACAGAAGACAAACAGGCATGCACCTCTGCTTTCCTTTGCTTTTGTACTTTATGTTCATGGACAAGGCACTCCAGGTTGGAAAAgaacagtaataattaatattattattgattttgcACTCATGGTTGCGTTCTTATTACATTAGCCTCATGTTGATTGTAAATTAAAGGCTCTGACAGGCTTTATGCAACCTGTAATATAAGTCAGCAAACTGTCAAAAACCTACAAAATGTCAAGACAAATTAAAACCATATCTGTGCAATGTTCCTAATATGTAATTTGTGGAATGTGTAATCGACGCTGATCATTGGCTGCAGGAGTGAAGTGAACTTTACCTGTGCTGTTGGGAGTTGGGGTCTGCAGACTGCCCATCACTGTGACGACAGGACCAACGGGTAACGTGGAGGGTCGTTGGTCTGATTTACACACCTGAGAAGCGTCTTTAGAGGAAATGAGAAAGTAGATGAATTAGCACCGAAGCCTCAAAATGAAACCAAATCGCATTAAAAACAGCgtctcagagaaaaaaaagatctaaGACGCTGCAGACAGAGACTTCAGCTGTGAGGGGGATTACACAGTCTATTAACAGACCAAAATGAGAACGGCCTACTTTGCATGGCTCATTTCAGCAGCACTTTTAAACAGTCTTGTCATAGTCAGCTGACCAAAATagactttgattttttttctttggtcaaATCTTAGTCATGCGATTACATTTAGTCAATTATTATTCCACTGAGGGGGGGGCTGGAGGGATCTGCttcaacacagaacaacattaataaatcaattttCAAAGAGAATTaagtctgaaaaatgaaatataagcCCATTAATATGTGTAATAACCATAACAGATTTAATGCCACTGAAGCCTGCTGTAGATCCCCAACAGTGAGGAAGCTGACTTGAATCACTTTCCTTCAAACACGGATAAAACATTTAGTTCATATATTGAAACCCTGAATGACATCAATATTGTCATAGTAGAACTTGCATCAGGTTTCATCCCATTGTGTTCAATACCACAGTGAAACATTACACTTCAACTGTTATTGAGGGAGAACATGAACTCTTGTTGTTAATTTGTTGACAAATTTGtcaaaaatgagaaatgaaaaagCTTTTGCCAGCAAACACTCGAGACAGAATTAACTGTGCTGCGCAGAGCGGATCCATCAGCTGAAGGAGATGAAGATTGTGTGAACAACAGGGGGAGCTGCTGCCACCCTCTGTGAGGCACCAGTTTGAGTGTGCATAAGAAACAGTGAGGAGGTGACAAGAACCTGTGGGTAGTGTGGTCTGTGTTGGCATCGTGGTGTTGTCTACAGGGGTAGCCAGAGGGGGCTGGTAGATCCCATCCACTGGGTTGATGGTGCTCtggagcaaacaaa
This window of the Pagrus major chromosome 11, Pma_NU_1.0 genome carries:
- the osbpl9 gene encoding oxysterol-binding protein-related protein 9 isoform X2; protein product: MAFLHVPVRSSLAGRKNSTDSGHTRTMRRSKSKAAAAPPNMEAETGFVPSVQDFDKKLAEADAYLQILIDQLKLFDEKIKDCKEDESRRKVENLKETTCSMVESIKHCIVLLQIAKDQSNEQQHANGLISTINPVDGIYQPPLATPVDNTTMPTQTTLPTDASQVCKSDQRPSTLPVGPVVTVMGSLQTPTPNSTGSGPSGPSSGVASPAHIPIPSHSVPDFSYSSSEDEFYDADEFYQSSTSPKHCIDPSGPPAASPLTNEGTAMKRPDTTESLNSSMSNGTTDADPFDSHDDRDDDPEGESVEEHKSVIMHLLSQVRLGMDLTKVVLPTFILERRSLLEMYADFFAHPDLFVSIAEQPEPRERMVNVVKWYLSAFHAGRKGSVAKKPYNPILGEVFYCHWDLPCETEEPPPHTETVSDGPVPWSSANSVRFVAEQVSHHPPISAFYAECLSKKIQFNAHIWTKSKFLGMSIGVHNIGQGCVSCLEHDEHYILTFPNGYGRSILTVPWVELGGECNISCSKSGYSANIVFHTKPFYGGKKHRITAEIFPPNDKKSFCSIEGEWNGVMYAKWATGENTVFIDTKRMGIIKKKVRKLEDQLDYESRRLWRDVTLNLKLKDIDSATEAKHRLEEKQRAEARERKENEQQWETRLFHEDGECWVYDEPLLKRLSSQRH
- the osbpl9 gene encoding oxysterol-binding protein-related protein 9 isoform X3 — its product is MSIGARHPEAETGFVPSVQDFDKKLAEADAYLQILIDQLKLFDEKIKDCKEDESRRKVENLKETTCSMVESIKHCIVLLQIAKDQSNEQQHANGLISTINPVDGIYQPPLATPVDNTTMPTQTTLPTDASQVCKSDQRPSTLPVGPVVTVMGSLQTPTPNSTGSGPSGPSSGVASPAHIPIPSHSVPDFSYSSSEDEFYDADEFYQSSTSPKHCIDPSGPPAASPLTNEGTAMKRPDTTESLNSSMSNGTTDADPFDSHDDRDDDPEGESVEEHKSVIMHLLSQVRLGMDLTKVVLPTFILERRSLLEMYADFFAHPDLFVSIAEQPEPRERMVNVVKWYLSAFHAGRKGSVAKKPYNPILGEVFYCHWDLPCETEEPPPHTETVSDGPVPWSSANSVRFVAEQVSHHPPISAFYAECLSKKIQFNAHIWTKSKFLGMSIGVHNIGQGCVSCLEHDEHYILTFPNGYGRSILTVPWVELGGECNISCSKSGYSANIVFHTKPFYGGKKHRITAEIFPPNDKKSFCSIEGEWNGVMYAKWATGENTVFIDTKRMGIIKKKVRKLEDQLDYESRRLWRDVTLNLKLKDIDSATEAKHRLEEKQRAEARERKENEQQWETRLFHEDGECWVYDEPLLKRLSSQRH
- the osbpl9 gene encoding oxysterol-binding protein-related protein 9 isoform X1 produces the protein MASIMEGPLSKWTNVMKGWQYRWFVLDYNAGLLSYYTSKDKMMRGSRRGCVRLRGAVIGIDDEDDSTFTITVDQKTFHFQARDADEREKWIHALEGTILRHTLQLREAETGFVPSVQDFDKKLAEADAYLQILIDQLKLFDEKIKDCKEDESRRKVENLKETTCSMVESIKHCIVLLQIAKDQSNEQQHANGLISTINPVDGIYQPPLATPVDNTTMPTQTTLPTDASQVCKSDQRPSTLPVGPVVTVMGSLQTPTPNSTGSGPSGPSSGVASPAHIPIPSHSVPDFSYSSSEDEFYDADEFYQSSTSPKHCIDPSGPPAASPLTNEGTAMKRPDTTESLNSSMSNGTTDADPFDSHDDRDDDPEGESVEEHKSVIMHLLSQVRLGMDLTKVVLPTFILERRSLLEMYADFFAHPDLFVSIAEQPEPRERMVNVVKWYLSAFHAGRKGSVAKKPYNPILGEVFYCHWDLPCETEEPPPHTETVSDGPVPWSSANSVRFVAEQVSHHPPISAFYAECLSKKIQFNAHIWTKSKFLGMSIGVHNIGQGCVSCLEHDEHYILTFPNGYGRSILTVPWVELGGECNISCSKSGYSANIVFHTKPFYGGKKHRITAEIFPPNDKKSFCSIEGEWNGVMYAKWATGENTVFIDTKRMGIIKKKVRKLEDQLDYESRRLWRDVTLNLKLKDIDSATEAKHRLEEKQRAEARERKENEQQWETRLFHEDGECWVYDEPLLKRLSSQRH